The genomic interval CCAAAAAAAACCTGGTGCAAATGCCACGGTCACAATGTGCCACACTGGCACAAAGCATATGGCAGAATACACGAAACAGGCAGATATACTCATTGTCGCTGCTGGTCGCCCACACACTGTAAATGGTGATATGGTAAAAGAAGGTGCAGTCGTGATTGATGTTGGTGTAAATAGGATAGAAGACCCTACAAAAAAGAGTGGTTTTAGATTGATCGGCGATGTAGAATTTGAGGAAGTCAGTAAAAAGGCGAGTGCAATATCACCGGTCCCGGGTGGTGTTGGTCCGATGACGATAACAATGTTATTATACAATACGATACTTTCAGCAAAAAGGCATTCAGGAATAATATAAATGCTCAAATTCAAAACCATAGAATATGATAAAAATAGAAATGAAATAATTATCCTTGACCAGACAAGACTCCCTGAAAAAGAAATTTATCTTCGTTTGAAAAATATAAAAGATGTGTATAATGCAATAAAAACCTTAAAGGTGCGTGGTGCACCATTGATTGGAGTGACCGCGGCTTATGGTTTGGTTCTGTCCGCACGCAAAGATGCATATAAAAAAATTTTCAAAGATGCTGAGTATCTAAAATCTGCCCGTCCCACTGCAGTAAATCTATTCTGGGCAATTGAAAGAATGAAAAAATGCTTAAAAAAAATAGGAACCCGACATGATATATACCAAACATTATTAAAAGAAGCACAGGCAATTGAAAGAGAAGATAAAGAGGCATGTAAAAAAATAGGTTTTTATGGGGCAAGGCTGATTAAAAATGGCTATAAGATAATGGTGCATTGCAATGCTGGTGCCCTTGCAACGAGTGGCATAGGGACTGCATTAGGTATCCTTTATACCGCAAAGGAAATGGGAAAGAAATTTACTGTCTATTCCTGTGAAACAAGACCGCTTTTACAGGGTGCAAGGCTTACAACCTGGGAGCTCACTAAAAATGGAATAGAAACATATGCAATCTGTGATAATATGGCAGCCACTTATATGCCAGAAATGGATTTGCTCCTTGTTGGTGCAGACCGAATTGCCCGAAATGGAGACACCGCAAACAAAATTGGAACCCAGGGACTCGCGATAATTGCCCGATATTATAGAGTACCATTCTATGTTGCGGCACCGATATCAACATTTGATTTTAATATAAAATCGGGGAGTGAAATTCCGATTGAATTCCGTTGTGCAGATGAAATATTCTATTTCAACAATAGACGCATAATTGCTCAACAGGCAAAGGCTTGCAATCCAGCCTTTGATGTTACACCTGAGAAACTGATAA from candidate division WOR-3 bacterium carries:
- the mtnA gene encoding S-methyl-5-thioribose-1-phosphate isomerase, with protein sequence MLKFKTIEYDKNRNEIIILDQTRLPEKEIYLRLKNIKDVYNAIKTLKVRGAPLIGVTAAYGLVLSARKDAYKKIFKDAEYLKSARPTAVNLFWAIERMKKCLKKIGTRHDIYQTLLKEAQAIEREDKEACKKIGFYGARLIKNGYKIMVHCNAGALATSGIGTALGILYTAKEMGKKFTVYSCETRPLLQGARLTTWELTKNGIETYAICDNMAATYMPEMDLLLVGADRIARNGDTANKIGTQGLAIIARYYRVPFYVAAPISTFDFNIKSGSEIPIEFRCADEIFYFNNRRIIAQQAKACNPAFDVTPEKLITGIITEMGIIKQPLARSIRTLKQKIKN